TGTTAGCCAAAATAGAATAAGAGTTAAAGACACAGATATTGGAAAAGAGTTACAAAACCAAGTTAATGATCTAAAGAAACTACTGAATGCTTATAGAAAAGGTTTAATAAAGAATAGTGAAAACTAATTATTAAAAAAAATTAATATTTTTTTAATCCTAAATTAAAATACAAATGTTATATTACATATGTTATATATAAAAATTTAGGAGGAAAAATGAAAAAGAAACTTGGAATTTTAGCAATTGCAGCACTTTTAAGTACTGGTGCTTATGCTACATCAATAGATCATATTCAAACATATACACCTGAGTATTTAGGAAACCAATCACAAAATGGTTTAATAAATAAATCATCTGTTTACTATAACCCAGCTGGACTTGTTCACTTAGATAACGGAACTTACTTCCATATTGGAGCTCAACTAGCTGTTGGACATGAAAAAATGGATTACAATGGAAAAGAGTATAAAGCAGATTTATTACAATATATCCCAACTTTAGCTCTATATAGTGTAAGAGATGAAAGAACTATATTCTGGACATTTGGAGGACTTGGTGGAGGTGGAGACCTTGAATATAAAGATGGTGTTGCTGGAACTGCAGTGGTACCTGATTTATTAAATAATTTAATAGGTGGAGGTGCTAAATTATTTCAAGATAATGGTTCATCTGCTGAAGGAAAAAGTCTTTATGGACAAACTACTTTAGGAAGAGCATGGAAAGTTAATGATAAACTATCTATGTCTATTGCTGGTAGAGCAGTATTAGGAATGAAAAAATTAAAAGGAAATATTGATATTAAATCTAATGACCCTACAAAAGCTAAAGATATTCATGCTGATATAGATTCAGATAGAACAGCTTGGGGATTAGGAGCTCAAATTGGATTTAACTATAAAGCAACTGATAGATTAAATTTAGCTATGAGATATGATTCTAGAGTTAAATTAAATTTTAAAGCTAGTGGCGATGAAACTCCTGCTAACCTAATTATAAATCATCCAGAATTTGGATTTATAAATATAGCTAATGTTGAATTTAGCCATTTTTATCCTGAATTTAAACCTGGAACAAAAACTAGAAGAGATTTACCAGCTATATTAGCACTAGGAGCTTCATATAAGGTAACAGATAGATGGACAACTGCTATCTCTGGAAACTACTATTTTAATAAAGATGCTAAG
The Fusobacterium varium genome window above contains:
- a CDS encoding outer membrane protein transport protein yields the protein MKKKLGILAIAALLSTGAYATSIDHIQTYTPEYLGNQSQNGLINKSSVYYNPAGLVHLDNGTYFHIGAQLAVGHEKMDYNGKEYKADLLQYIPTLALYSVRDERTIFWTFGGLGGGGDLEYKDGVAGTAVVPDLLNNLIGGGAKLFQDNGSSAEGKSLYGQTTLGRAWKVNDKLSMSIAGRAVLGMKKLKGNIDIKSNDPTKAKDIHADIDSDRTAWGLGAQIGFNYKATDRLNLAMRYDSRVKLNFKASGDETPANLIINHPEFGFINIANVEFSHFYPEFKPGTKTRRDLPAILALGASYKVTDRWTTAISGNYYFNKDAKMDRVAGSITIPNPKTGKDIILKGLEAEYDNGWEIALGNEYKLNEKWTLLGSVNYAHTGAKVSSYDDIEFALNSVTVGAGLKYAPTDCDEWVFTVCHFFYDQETGHYDKKYADYGIANPEYDKSITAFGLAYTKKF